The Rhizobium etli 8C-3 genome has a segment encoding these proteins:
- a CDS encoding ABC transporter permease, whose amino-acid sequence MTFSWIASYWSLLSAGAVQTLLLLVISVIFGFVLAIGLAFAQVSGGTMARCLARGYCTFFRGTPLLIQLWLFYYGIGSLLPLIPGLRQSLFWPILREGFFFAAVSFTLNYAAYEAEVLRGALLAVPKGELEAGRAFGMRPFTLVRRIWLPRAIRIALPTIAGEIVMQLKATPLAFTVTVMDLYAVASKVRQDTLLVYEPLIVVTIFYLILTAIIAFAFRLLEAQVPSRR is encoded by the coding sequence ATGACGTTTTCGTGGATAGCCTCTTACTGGTCTCTGCTATCGGCAGGCGCCGTGCAGACGTTGCTGCTTTTGGTGATCTCGGTCATCTTCGGGTTCGTCCTCGCAATCGGCCTTGCCTTCGCGCAGGTGAGCGGCGGCACGATGGCACGATGTCTCGCTCGCGGCTACTGCACCTTCTTCCGCGGCACGCCGCTGCTCATCCAGCTCTGGCTCTTCTATTACGGCATCGGTTCCCTGCTGCCGTTGATCCCCGGTCTGCGGCAGAGCCTGTTCTGGCCCATCCTGCGTGAGGGCTTCTTCTTCGCAGCCGTGAGCTTTACGCTAAACTATGCTGCCTACGAGGCAGAAGTGCTGCGCGGTGCGCTGCTCGCGGTGCCGAAGGGAGAGTTGGAAGCGGGCCGAGCCTTCGGCATGCGACCCTTCACGCTAGTCCGGCGCATATGGCTGCCCCGGGCGATCCGCATCGCATTGCCGACAATCGCCGGCGAAATCGTCATGCAACTCAAAGCGACACCGCTCGCGTTCACCGTTACGGTGATGGATCTCTACGCCGTGGCGAGCAAGGTGCGTCAGGACACGCTGCTCGTTTATGAGCCGCTCATCGTCGTTACCATCTTCTATCTCATTCTCACGGCAATCATCGCTTTCGCCTTCCGCCTTCTCGAGGCGCAGGTGCCATCGCGACGCTGA
- a CDS encoding ABC transporter permease, which translates to MATEPLGILDLLSPYPPGWGGTLLVGAASTIAISAGAFLIGILLGTAGALGKLSGNRLLGLLLNVYTTAIRAIPELILIVGLYYAGMDGLNALLAGLNLPAIEVNGFVVAVAVLGFVQGAYMTEVLRGAILAIPVGQIDAAKAFGMGPMLRLRRVILPALLPNALPGLANLWMSVTKDSALVAVVGYQELALATRLAGASTKHYFIFFLASALLYLALTLVSNIVFDLIERHVRRGQPKLG; encoded by the coding sequence ATGGCAACTGAACCACTTGGCATTTTGGACCTGCTATCCCCCTATCCGCCCGGATGGGGTGGAACCCTGCTTGTCGGTGCCGCCTCCACGATTGCCATCTCCGCCGGCGCCTTTCTTATCGGCATCCTGCTTGGGACGGCAGGCGCCCTTGGCAAGCTCTCCGGCAACAGGCTGCTTGGTCTGCTGCTCAATGTCTATACGACAGCTATCCGCGCCATTCCGGAACTGATTTTGATCGTCGGGCTCTATTATGCGGGAATGGACGGCCTTAACGCGCTTTTGGCCGGGCTCAATCTGCCCGCGATCGAAGTGAACGGCTTCGTCGTCGCCGTCGCCGTGCTCGGCTTCGTGCAGGGTGCCTACATGACGGAAGTGCTTCGAGGCGCAATTCTTGCCATCCCCGTTGGGCAGATCGACGCCGCGAAAGCCTTCGGCATGGGACCGATGCTGCGTTTGCGCCGAGTCATTCTGCCGGCATTATTACCAAATGCCCTGCCGGGCCTTGCCAATCTGTGGATGTCGGTCACCAAGGACAGCGCGCTGGTTGCCGTCGTCGGCTATCAGGAACTGGCGCTCGCCACTCGCCTGGCCGGCGCAAGCACCAAACATTATTTCATCTTCTTCCTCGCATCTGCCCTTCTCTATCTCGCCCTCACGCTCGTCTCCAATATCGTCTTCGACCTGATCGAGCGCCATGTGCGGCGCGGACAGCCGAAGCTTGGCTAG
- a CDS encoding transporter substrate-binding domain-containing protein, producing MKLLPLLLAGAAFAVSAITAQAEVRFGVMNESYPPFFAKDASGEWQGWEIDLMNAVCEQMKEKCSVVEVSWDGLIPALQSKKFDVIWSSMSNTEERSKVIDFTDKYYNTPSTLIGPKDQKPGAAAGDVKDKTIGIQVSTIQSEYYKKYFADVADEKTYQTLDEAFQDLAAGRIEYVFGDSLALDAFLKSDAGKDCCAKMGDVANDQKILGAGVAGGLRKEDLQLKAKLNAAIAAVRASGKYGEITKEYFALDIYGTN from the coding sequence ATGAAACTGCTCCCTCTGCTTCTTGCCGGCGCCGCGTTTGCCGTTTCTGCCATCACGGCTCAGGCTGAAGTCCGTTTCGGCGTCATGAACGAATCGTATCCCCCTTTTTTCGCCAAGGATGCCTCCGGTGAGTGGCAGGGCTGGGAAATCGACCTGATGAACGCCGTGTGTGAGCAGATGAAGGAGAAATGCTCAGTTGTCGAGGTCTCCTGGGATGGGCTCATTCCGGCGCTGCAGAGCAAGAAGTTCGACGTCATCTGGTCGTCGATGTCAAACACTGAAGAGCGCTCGAAGGTCATCGACTTCACCGACAAATATTACAACACGCCGAGCACCTTGATCGGGCCAAAGGACCAGAAGCCGGGCGCTGCGGCCGGCGACGTGAAGGACAAGACAATCGGCATTCAGGTCTCGACCATCCAATCGGAATATTACAAGAAGTATTTCGCCGATGTCGCTGACGAGAAGACCTATCAGACCCTGGACGAGGCATTCCAGGACCTTGCAGCCGGCCGCATCGAGTATGTGTTCGGAGATTCGCTTGCTCTCGATGCATTCCTGAAGAGCGATGCGGGCAAGGATTGCTGCGCCAAGATGGGTGACGTCGCGAACGACCAAAAAATTCTCGGAGCCGGCGTTGCCGGCGGTCTGCGAAAGGAAGATCTTCAGCTCAAGGCAAAGCTGAACGCGGCGATCGCAGCCGTGCGCGCCAGTGGCAAGTACGGTGAGATAACCAAGGAATATTTCGCGCTGGATATCTACGGTACGAACTGA
- a CDS encoding ABC transporter ATP-binding protein, producing the protein MTKPSFQALRVVDLHKSFGLHEVLKGISTTASKGDVISIIGSSGSGKSTFLRCINFLEMPDRGRIVLNGEEIALKRSRSGRMQPVNWRQIERLRTGLGMVFQNFNLWAHRTVLENVIEAPVQVMGLNRHEAIEKADALLNKVGLFEKRDAYPAFLSGGQQQRAAIARALCVDPAVLLFDEPTSALDPELVGEVLKVIRELAEEGRTMLIVTHEMRFARDVSSHVLFLHQGLIEEEGPPRQIFDAPLSARCREFTGMLAHH; encoded by the coding sequence ATGACAAAACCGTCCTTTCAGGCACTTCGTGTGGTTGACCTCCACAAGAGCTTTGGCCTGCATGAAGTCCTCAAGGGCATCTCGACAACGGCCTCTAAAGGCGACGTGATTTCGATCATAGGTTCGTCTGGCTCTGGCAAGAGCACATTTCTGCGCTGCATCAATTTTCTCGAGATGCCCGATCGGGGCCGCATTGTCCTGAACGGCGAGGAAATCGCCTTGAAACGCAGCCGCAGCGGGCGGATGCAGCCGGTAAACTGGCGGCAGATCGAGCGGTTGCGCACCGGTCTTGGCATGGTTTTCCAGAACTTCAATCTCTGGGCACATCGAACAGTGCTCGAGAACGTCATCGAAGCACCGGTCCAGGTGATGGGACTTAATCGCCACGAGGCCATCGAGAAGGCGGACGCCCTCCTCAACAAGGTTGGCCTCTTTGAAAAGCGCGATGCTTATCCCGCCTTTCTTTCTGGCGGCCAGCAGCAACGGGCCGCCATTGCTCGGGCGCTTTGTGTCGATCCGGCCGTCTTGCTGTTCGATGAGCCGACCTCGGCACTCGACCCCGAGCTGGTGGGAGAAGTGCTCAAGGTGATCCGCGAGCTCGCGGAGGAGGGCCGTACCATGCTGATTGTCACCCATGAGATGCGCTTTGCCCGCGATGTCTCGAGCCACGTTCTCTTCCTGCATCAGGGCCTGATCGAGGAGGAGGGACCGCCTAGACAGATCTTCGACGCCCCACTCAGTGCCCGTTGCCGGGAATTCACCGGAATGCTCGCCCATCATTGA
- a CDS encoding Lrp/AsnC family transcriptional regulator gives MERLDGFDRDILYIIQRNCQLTAETIAEKVGLSTSAVQRRLKRLREDGIIKAEVAVVDRKATGTPMVFIAGLEIERDNYDALAKFRLWAEKQDHIQQIYYVTGAVDLITIVTARDVEHYDDIAALIMKENPQIRRMHTNVVLRDIKLGLLVPLSACDDPGR, from the coding sequence ATGGAAAGATTGGACGGCTTTGACCGCGACATTCTCTACATCATTCAGCGCAATTGTCAGCTGACAGCGGAAACTATCGCTGAAAAGGTGGGGCTTTCGACTTCTGCGGTGCAGCGGCGCCTGAAACGCCTGCGAGAGGACGGCATCATCAAGGCAGAAGTAGCCGTCGTCGATCGCAAGGCGACAGGCACACCGATGGTGTTCATCGCCGGATTGGAGATCGAGCGTGACAACTACGATGCGCTAGCGAAGTTCCGCCTTTGGGCGGAAAAGCAGGATCATATCCAACAAATCTACTATGTTACCGGAGCGGTGGACTTGATCACCATAGTCACGGCCCGCGACGTCGAACATTATGACGACATCGCGGCGCTGATCATGAAAGAAAACCCGCAGATCCGGCGCATGCACACCAATGTCGTGCTGAGGGACATCAAGTTGGGCCTGCTGGTTCCGCTGAGCGCTTGCGATGATCCCGGCAGATGA
- a CDS encoding low affinity iron permease family protein codes for MDRLFARFANATARAAGSPIAFILCVTVVLVWAVSGPFFQFSETWQLVINTGTTIVTFLMVFVIQNTQNRDGAALQTKLDEIIRSSDAGDEFMGIEKLTDKELEALHAKCERAAKQSQAMLDKTRAERKMRKGRAK; via the coding sequence ATGGATCGACTTTTTGCTAGGTTCGCCAATGCGACCGCAAGGGCGGCTGGAAGTCCAATAGCCTTTATCCTCTGTGTGACTGTCGTGCTTGTGTGGGCTGTGTCAGGGCCGTTCTTCCAGTTTTCCGAGACGTGGCAATTGGTGATCAATACCGGCACAACCATCGTCACCTTCCTGATGGTGTTCGTGATTCAGAACACTCAAAATAGAGATGGTGCTGCGCTTCAGACGAAGCTCGACGAAATCATCCGCTCATCGGATGCCGGTGATGAATTCATGGGCATCGAGAAGCTGACTGACAAGGAGCTCGAAGCCCTGCATGCCAAATGCGAAAGAGCGGCAAAGCAGTCACAAGCCATGCTGGACAAAACGCGTGCCGAGAGAAAGATGCGCAAGGGGCGGGCGAAATGA
- a CDS encoding transporter substrate-binding domain-containing protein, with translation MKRTCLAATLVVAWSLTSAMTFAADEALSEIKKSGVIKIGTTGDYKPFSYKAADGTLTGADIAMAKDLAADLGVKPSFVITTWKTMLDDFKAGKFDMALGGITVNAARDEVGDFSVPNVTDGKRPIARCEDKEKYTTLDAIDRPSVRVIVNPGGTNDKFAHEHFDEATIEVFPDNKTIFDQIASGRADVMVTDGVEVDLQSKLHASVLCPVAVKEPFTHFQNAYLLREDPALKAAVDAFIRNQLESGGWKDKLDAAMQ, from the coding sequence ATGAAGCGAACCTGTCTTGCGGCTACCTTGGTGGTGGCGTGGAGCCTGACATCGGCGATGACCTTCGCGGCAGATGAGGCTCTATCGGAAATCAAAAAGTCTGGCGTGATCAAGATCGGCACGACGGGTGACTACAAGCCCTTCAGCTACAAGGCTGCTGACGGCACCCTCACTGGTGCCGACATCGCCATGGCCAAGGATCTTGCCGCCGATCTCGGCGTCAAGCCGAGCTTCGTTATCACTACCTGGAAAACCATGCTGGACGATTTCAAGGCCGGCAAGTTCGACATGGCACTCGGCGGCATTACCGTAAACGCCGCGCGTGACGAAGTGGGCGACTTTTCGGTGCCCAACGTGACCGACGGCAAGCGACCGATTGCCCGCTGCGAGGACAAGGAGAAATACACCACGCTTGATGCGATCGACCGGCCTTCCGTACGGGTGATCGTCAACCCGGGCGGGACCAACGACAAATTCGCCCACGAGCATTTTGACGAGGCGACGATCGAGGTGTTTCCCGACAACAAGACAATTTTTGACCAGATTGCGTCGGGCAGGGCCGATGTCATGGTCACCGACGGCGTGGAGGTCGACCTGCAGTCCAAGCTGCATGCCAGCGTCTTGTGCCCGGTCGCCGTCAAAGAGCCGTTCACGCATTTCCAGAATGCCTATCTGCTGCGCGAAGATCCCGCCTTGAAGGCGGCGGTGGACGCATTCATTCGCAACCAACTGGAAAGCGGTGGCTGGAAAGACAAGCTCGACGCGGCAATGCAGTAG
- the fba gene encoding class II fructose-bisphosphate aldolase (catalyzes the reversible aldol condensation of dihydroxyacetonephosphate and glyceraldehyde 3-phosphate in the Calvin cycle, glycolysis, and/or gluconeogenesis) gives MARITLRQLLDHAAEEGYGVPAFNINNMEQALAIMEAADASHAPVIMQASRGARAYANDIMLKHMMDAVVEIYPHIPVCVHLDHGNDPSSCMTAIQAGFTSVMMDGSLKADAKTPADWAYNVGVTRTVTDMAHLGGISVEGELGVLGSLETGMGEAEDGHGAEGKLSHDQLLTNPDEAVNFVRETKVDALAIAMGTSHGAYKFTRQPDGSVLAMSVIEEIHRKLPNTHLVMHGSSSVPIELQEIINKYGGQMKPTWGVPVEEIQRGIKNGVRKVNIDTDGRMAMTGQIRRVLHEDPSEFDPRKYLKPAMAALSKLCKERFEQFGAAGMASRISPLPVSEMAKRYKSGSLDPVFS, from the coding sequence ATGGCACGCATCACGCTGAGGCAGCTGCTCGATCATGCTGCGGAGGAGGGCTACGGCGTTCCCGCTTTCAACATCAACAACATGGAGCAGGCACTCGCCATCATGGAGGCGGCGGACGCGTCTCATGCACCGGTTATCATGCAGGCGTCGCGCGGAGCGCGCGCCTACGCCAACGACATCATGCTGAAGCACATGATGGATGCCGTCGTCGAGATCTATCCGCATATTCCGGTCTGCGTACATCTCGATCACGGCAACGATCCGTCGAGCTGCATGACGGCGATCCAGGCAGGCTTTACCTCGGTGATGATGGACGGTTCGCTGAAAGCGGATGCCAAGACGCCCGCTGACTGGGCATACAATGTCGGCGTCACCAGGACGGTGACGGACATGGCGCATCTCGGCGGCATCTCGGTCGAGGGCGAACTCGGCGTGCTCGGCTCGCTGGAAACCGGCATGGGCGAGGCCGAGGACGGCCATGGCGCTGAAGGCAAGCTGTCGCATGACCAGCTGCTGACAAACCCCGACGAGGCCGTCAACTTCGTGCGAGAAACCAAGGTCGACGCACTGGCGATCGCCATGGGAACATCGCATGGTGCCTACAAATTTACCCGCCAGCCGGACGGATCCGTGCTGGCGATGAGCGTCATCGAAGAGATCCACCGCAAACTGCCGAATACGCATCTCGTCATGCACGGCTCGTCGTCAGTTCCGATCGAGCTGCAGGAGATCATCAACAAGTACGGCGGCCAGATGAAGCCGACATGGGGCGTGCCGGTCGAGGAAATCCAGCGCGGCATCAAGAATGGCGTGCGCAAGGTGAACATCGATACCGATGGCAGGATGGCGATGACCGGCCAGATCCGACGAGTGCTGCATGAGGATCCAAGCGAATTCGACCCGCGCAAGTATCTTAAGCCGGCGATGGCTGCGCTCAGCAAGCTCTGCAAGGAGCGCTTCGAACAGTTCGGCGCGGCCGGAATGGCAAGCCGGATTTCGCCACTTCCTGTGTCGGAAATGGCCAAGCGCTACAAATCCGGTTCGCTCGATCCGGTCTTTTCTTGA
- a CDS encoding glycerol-3-phosphate dehydrogenase/oxidase yields MTPDMQQRFSNLGEGDIDVLIIGAGINGAGLFRDLSAQGVNCMIVDKADFGSGTSAAPSRLIHGGLKYLETGEFGLVAQSTLERNLLLKNAPHCVEPVPTFIPVFSWTRGIWAALRTLFGSKTAPRSRGAILVKIGLRLYDFFGSRDQVMPRHRLILKKKARKEMPHLTPAIVAGGIYYDAKISRPERLVCELVMDGLEANARCLAANFTTLTAVSGGRLTFRRPDGGEFAISPKLVVNAAGPWIDQVNGALGAPSRLIGGTKGSHILMDHPELVRSLNGHMIYFEADDGRICLVYSYLGMALVGSTDIPADDPDNVRCEEPETEYFLDSLRSLLPTLRFDRDQIVYSYSGIRPLPASNATAPGLISRDHSAPAKEPEEGRPFPIISLVGGKWTTFRGFAEEVADALLARLQHGRKQSTRYMPIGGGKAFPTDVQQRSVWIRDIAARTGASFERVEELLGRYGTTAAAVLFFSSAYSDEQRLTGAEHYSVKEVDWIARNELVVHLSDIVLRRTTLAIEGRLQLEGLREIAGIAGAALGWNGERIASEIDDVVDQLERFHGQRLASRMPAAGPKQAQRPASI; encoded by the coding sequence ATGACACCCGACATGCAGCAGCGCTTCTCGAACCTTGGAGAGGGCGATATTGACGTTTTGATCATCGGAGCGGGCATCAACGGTGCCGGACTGTTTCGCGACCTTTCGGCCCAGGGCGTCAATTGCATGATCGTCGACAAGGCCGATTTCGGCTCCGGGACGAGTGCTGCGCCATCGCGGCTTATTCACGGCGGGCTCAAATATCTCGAGACGGGCGAGTTCGGCTTGGTCGCCCAGTCGACGTTGGAGCGCAATTTGCTGCTGAAGAACGCTCCCCATTGTGTCGAGCCGGTGCCTACTTTCATACCTGTCTTTTCCTGGACACGGGGTATTTGGGCGGCGCTGCGCACGCTGTTTGGCTCCAAGACCGCGCCGCGCAGCCGGGGGGCTATTCTCGTCAAGATCGGGCTTAGGCTCTATGATTTCTTTGGGTCACGCGACCAGGTCATGCCGCGCCATCGGCTGATCCTGAAAAAGAAGGCGCGCAAGGAAATGCCGCATCTCACTCCGGCAATCGTGGCCGGCGGAATTTATTACGACGCCAAGATCAGCAGGCCCGAGCGGCTCGTGTGCGAATTGGTCATGGATGGGCTGGAGGCAAATGCGAGGTGCCTTGCCGCCAATTTCACGACGCTTACGGCAGTCTCCGGCGGGCGCTTGACATTCAGGCGGCCGGATGGCGGCGAGTTTGCAATCTCTCCCAAACTGGTTGTGAACGCCGCCGGTCCCTGGATCGATCAGGTCAATGGAGCACTCGGCGCTCCCTCTCGCTTGATCGGCGGTACCAAGGGTTCCCACATTCTCATGGATCATCCCGAGCTGGTTCGCAGCCTGAACGGCCACATGATCTATTTCGAGGCTGACGATGGGCGCATCTGCCTCGTCTACAGCTATCTCGGGATGGCGCTCGTCGGTTCCACCGATATCCCTGCCGACGACCCGGACAATGTCCGTTGTGAGGAACCGGAGACCGAATACTTCCTCGATAGCCTCCGCTCGCTGCTGCCGACGCTTCGCTTCGATCGTGATCAGATCGTCTACAGTTATAGCGGCATCCGCCCGCTGCCGGCCTCGAACGCGACCGCCCCGGGGCTGATCAGTCGCGATCATTCCGCCCCGGCGAAGGAGCCGGAAGAAGGTAGACCTTTTCCGATCATCTCGCTGGTCGGCGGAAAGTGGACCACGTTCCGCGGCTTTGCCGAGGAAGTCGCCGACGCGCTTCTCGCGCGCCTGCAGCATGGTCGCAAGCAATCGACCCGCTACATGCCGATCGGAGGTGGAAAGGCCTTCCCAACGGATGTGCAGCAACGAAGCGTCTGGATCAGGGATATCGCGGCGCGGACAGGCGCATCTTTTGAGCGCGTGGAGGAACTGCTTGGCCGCTACGGAACGACGGCTGCGGCCGTTCTTTTTTTCTCGTCGGCATATTCGGATGAACAGCGGCTGACGGGCGCGGAGCACTACAGCGTCAAGGAAGTCGACTGGATTGCTCGAAACGAACTCGTTGTACACCTTTCAGATATCGTCCTTCGGCGCACGACGCTTGCTATCGAAGGCCGATTGCAGCTCGAAGGATTGCGGGAAATCGCCGGCATCGCCGGGGCTGCGCTCGGCTGGAACGGCGAACGCATTGCAAGTGAAATCGACGACGTCGTCGACCAGCTTGAAAGATTTCACGGCCAGAGGCTGGCAAGCAGGATGCCTGCCGCCGGGCCCAAGCAGGCACAGCGCCCCGCGTCAATATAG
- a CDS encoding FGGY-family carbohydrate kinase — MPSLLGIDSGLTVTKAVIFDIDGTPLAVARRRVTQFIPKARHIERDMDELWSATADAVREAITLSNRPASDIQGIAATAHGDGIYLLDHDRMPLGRAILSLDSRAGTIVDQWMEANVADQAIELTGQIPHVSAPSTLLAWIRDMEPDRFKRMGHFLSCKDWLRYCLTGILGTDRTEASTSFTDVKTQEYSHEALRLFGLQGLVHALPPAARSDQIVGRVTREAAHLTGLAKGTPVVAGLHDVTASALGAGGYAKGVVAVIAGTYSINETLSSVPRVDRRWFCRNGIAPGIWNNMSISPASTANYDWFLDKLCAGERTKGEAQGRSIHALLASEIDAAFDRPSTALFHPYLFGSPYGASASAGFFGLGGWHDRGDMLRAVLEGIAFNHRIHVDALGDGFALKEARLAGGVSRNPLVVQMFADVLGLPVTVTETDEAAAWGAALCAGSGAGVYADPQSDPSDFTRLAKTCRPDAARSADYDKRYRVFRQIAEAMMPLWPKIAGLAAEQSVRDRPPAQM; from the coding sequence ATGCCGAGTCTGCTCGGGATCGATAGTGGCCTGACGGTCACCAAGGCTGTCATCTTCGATATCGACGGAACGCCGCTCGCAGTCGCCCGGCGCCGCGTCACGCAGTTTATCCCAAAGGCCCGCCATATCGAGCGGGACATGGACGAATTGTGGAGCGCGACGGCAGACGCGGTTCGGGAGGCGATCACCCTCAGCAATCGGCCGGCAAGCGACATCCAGGGCATCGCCGCAACGGCCCATGGGGATGGCATCTATCTGCTCGACCATGATCGGATGCCTTTGGGCCGGGCCATCCTGTCTCTGGATAGCCGGGCAGGCACCATCGTCGATCAATGGATGGAAGCCAATGTCGCCGACCAAGCCATCGAGCTCACCGGGCAGATCCCGCATGTCTCCGCACCATCGACACTTCTTGCCTGGATCCGCGATATGGAACCCGACCGGTTCAAACGCATGGGTCATTTCCTGAGCTGCAAGGACTGGCTGCGATATTGCCTGACCGGCATCCTCGGTACGGACCGCACCGAGGCAAGTACCTCCTTTACCGATGTAAAGACGCAGGAATACAGCCACGAGGCGCTGAGGCTTTTTGGGCTGCAGGGGCTTGTCCATGCTCTGCCGCCGGCCGCTCGTTCTGATCAGATCGTCGGGCGGGTGACACGTGAGGCGGCGCATTTGACCGGCCTTGCAAAGGGAACGCCGGTCGTTGCCGGGCTGCATGACGTCACGGCCTCGGCGCTCGGAGCGGGCGGCTATGCCAAGGGCGTCGTCGCCGTCATTGCCGGAACCTATTCGATCAATGAGACGCTATCGTCGGTGCCGCGGGTCGACCGGCGTTGGTTCTGCCGCAATGGCATTGCGCCCGGCATCTGGAACAACATGTCGATCTCGCCGGCATCGACGGCGAACTACGACTGGTTTCTCGACAAGCTGTGCGCCGGCGAGCGGACGAAGGGCGAGGCGCAAGGCAGGTCCATTCACGCTTTGCTCGCGTCGGAAATCGACGCGGCTTTTGATCGGCCATCGACGGCGCTCTTCCATCCTTACCTGTTCGGTTCGCCTTATGGTGCTTCGGCAAGTGCCGGCTTCTTCGGTCTCGGCGGCTGGCACGATCGAGGCGACATGCTGCGGGCCGTGCTTGAAGGTATCGCTTTCAATCATCGCATTCATGTCGACGCACTCGGCGACGGCTTTGCATTGAAAGAGGCAAGGCTTGCCGGTGGTGTCTCGCGCAACCCGCTGGTCGTCCAGATGTTTGCCGATGTGCTCGGTTTACCGGTGACCGTGACCGAAACGGATGAGGCTGCCGCCTGGGGTGCTGCTCTTTGCGCCGGATCGGGCGCCGGCGTTTATGCTGATCCGCAAAGCGATCCCAGCGATTTTACCCGCTTGGCGAAGACCTGCCGGCCCGATGCGGCACGCAGCGCGGACTACGACAAACGCTACCGGGTCTTCCGCCAGATCGCCGAGGCCATGATGCCCCTTTGGCCGAAAATTGCCGGCCTTGCGGCGGAGCAATCGGTACGAGACAGACCTCCGGCACAGATGTAG
- a CDS encoding DeoR/GlpR family DNA-binding transcription regulator, with translation MTQKTSQGDDLLDQLTSDSRQTRQIARRRMIAEAVMNEGSMRIEDLTDRFGISLMTAHRDVDELVSRGLFRKTRGIVTAAATNLIESSEVYRANRQSAEKKLIAEAAMQFVEPGQAIFFDDSTTVLQMAAHLPSKVPVTAITNSLTLMNALKGMRDVTLLALGGQYYNWCNAFMGRMTINEIRGLRADVAFISMSAISDGTVLHQSPETVDTKRAMFDCSVKRILLADHTKFEQRALHSFAALDEFDVVIVDEKTQPVHIDRMRSRDINVVIAKGAGGRS, from the coding sequence GTGACACAAAAGACGAGCCAGGGCGACGATCTGTTGGACCAGCTTACGAGCGACAGCCGCCAGACGCGCCAGATCGCTCGCCGGCGCATGATTGCCGAGGCCGTAATGAATGAAGGTTCCATGCGGATAGAAGACCTCACCGACCGTTTCGGGATCAGCCTGATGACTGCTCATCGTGACGTGGACGAACTTGTCAGCCGTGGTCTCTTCAGGAAGACACGGGGCATCGTCACTGCGGCTGCCACCAATCTCATCGAATCAAGCGAGGTCTATCGCGCGAACCGCCAATCGGCGGAGAAGAAGCTGATCGCCGAAGCGGCGATGCAGTTCGTTGAGCCGGGCCAGGCCATTTTTTTCGATGATTCGACCACGGTCCTACAGATGGCGGCGCATCTGCCGTCGAAAGTGCCGGTCACGGCGATCACCAATTCGCTGACGCTCATGAATGCGCTGAAGGGCATGCGCGACGTGACGCTGCTTGCGCTCGGCGGACAGTATTACAACTGGTGTAACGCCTTCATGGGTCGCATGACCATCAACGAGATCAGGGGTCTCAGGGCCGATGTCGCGTTCATCTCCATGTCGGCGATCAGCGACGGCACCGTGCTGCACCAATCGCCGGAGACGGTCGACACCAAGCGTGCGATGTTCGACTGTTCCGTCAAGCGCATCCTGCTTGCCGATCACACGAAGTTCGAGCAGCGGGCGCTTCACAGTTTCGCGGCACTGGACGAGTTCGACGTCGTCATCGTCGACGAGAAGACGCAGCCGGTGCACATCGACCGCATGCGGTCGCGAGATATCAACGTCGTCATCGCCAAGGGCGCCGGAGGGCGCTCGTGA